In Roseomonas marmotae, a single window of DNA contains:
- a CDS encoding RrF2 family transcriptional regulator: MMLRRDRAMVAVSIMLDVGFHAGRGSVVPAGDIAERLGEARRGIEPVLQALSRAGLLGSTRGPKGGYRLGRAARDIRLSEVVAAVSGGAGEDEAAEAAGSPLNEAVVVPLWAELEAGLAAILEQLTLAELLRRAAAKGLRRPTPEALNFAI, translated from the coding sequence ATGATGTTGCGGCGGGACCGGGCGATGGTGGCGGTCTCGATCATGCTGGATGTGGGGTTCCACGCGGGACGCGGGTCGGTGGTGCCGGCGGGCGACATCGCTGAGCGGCTGGGGGAGGCGCGGCGGGGCATCGAGCCGGTGCTGCAGGCGCTGTCGCGGGCGGGGCTGCTGGGCAGCACGCGGGGGCCGAAGGGCGGCTACCGGCTGGGGCGGGCGGCGCGCGACATCCGGCTGTCGGAGGTGGTGGCGGCGGTGAGCGGCGGGGCGGGGGAGGACGAGGCGGCGGAGGCCGCCGGCTCGCCGCTGAACGAGGCGGTGGTGGTGCCGCTCTGGGCGGAGCTGGAGGCGGGCCTCGCCGCCATCCTGGAGCAGCTGACGCTGGCCGAGCTGCTGCGCCGCGCCGCCGCCAAAGGCCTGCGACGCCCCACACCCGAAGCCCTCAACTTCGCCATCTGA